The genomic window ACCACGAGGGTGCGTGACCCAGCCCGGCGCCCGCCCTTGATGGTCCGACGAAATTGCGTCGGCGAGGTGAGCTTATGGGGTTTAGGGAGCACTGTTGTTTTAAGCGGTCAGCTTAGCGCGACCCTTCTTGCGACGTGCGGCCACGATGGCGCGACCTGCACGGGTGTTCATACGAGTACGGAAGCCGTGCTTGCGTGCACGACGACGGTTGTTCGGCTGGAACGTCCGCTTTCCCTTTGCCACGGTAAAACTCCTTGAAATTTGGGTGTGGAGGCGGAGAGCATAAACCCTCGCCTCCACGACGATTAGATTCCGTAAAGCGCAACCAAAGCGCGCGATCCCCGCGCGAGTTATGCATTTACGCGCAACCATAAAGTTGCGATAGACCCTGACAGACTACGTGACGAACCCACCTCGAAACAAATCGACACACAGGGGTACCCGAAATTACAAAGATGTTGTTTCGCCCAGCTAAGGCCATAGATTTGCCAGTCTTACTGGGATTGTGCCATCACCGTGACACCCACGCCGGGAAGCGACACGCGAAGGGGCAAAATCGTCCGCTAGACAGCGCCGCGATCGAAGGGGTATCAATGAAGAATCGATATTCCACAGAAAG from Corynebacterium confusum includes these protein-coding regions:
- the rpmH gene encoding 50S ribosomal protein L34 produces the protein MAKGKRTFQPNNRRRARKHGFRTRMNTRAGRAIVAARRKKGRAKLTA